The Populus alba chromosome 4, ASM523922v2, whole genome shotgun sequence genome contains a region encoding:
- the LOC118049105 gene encoding uncharacterized protein isoform X2, whose amino-acid sequence MASQFSLLILILFLFNLASIHVTGDQIMLEDGYMVTTVFDGHKLNINPHAVQLRSSEIVVLDSSHSVFYTLPFPISQASLMVKRLSGEGKTGYIDGEPGLARFNKPKSFAVDLRGNVYVADQQNHAVRKISNSGVTSTIVGNYSQTGRQDGPGKTATFSSDFEVLFVPQICALLISDHGNQLLRQIDLKPEDCVIGSQSALGAVKFWVLGLALSCLLGIVIWIATRPCVIPHTGRLQTPSFQQDMEALPNQSGESSTDELLRRQKRNC is encoded by the exons ATGGCTTCTCAATTCTCTTTGCTCATCCTCATCCTCTTCCTCTTCAACCTAGCTTCAATTCATG TGACAGGAGATCAGATCATGTTAGAAGATGGGTACATGGTAACTACAGTTTTCGATGGACACAAATTAAACATAAACCCTCATGCAGTTCAACTCAGATCATCTGAAATTGTTGTCCTCGATTCTTCTCATAGTGTTTTTTACACTCTACCATTTCCCATTTCTCAGG CCAGCTTGATGGTTAAACGGTTATCTGGAGAGGGGAAAACTGGGTACATAGATGGAGAACCGGGTTTGGCTCGGTTCAATAAACCTAAGAGTTTTGCTGTTGATCTTAGAGGGAATGTTTATGTGGCTGATCAACAAAACCATGCTGTCAGAAAGATAAGCAACTCAG gGGTGACCTCCACCATAGTCGGTAATTACTCCCAGACAGGGCGGCAAGATGGTCCGGGGAAAACTGCAACATTCTCCAGTGATTTTGAGGTGCTTTTTGTCCCTCAAATATGTGCTTTGCTAATTTCAGATCATGGAAATCAACTGCTTCGCCAGATTGATCTTAAGCCAGAGGATTGTGTAATTGGTTCTCAATCTG CACTCGGAGCTGTTAAATTTTGGGTTCTTGGACTGGCGCTTTCATGTTTGCTTGGCATAGTCATCTGGATTGCAACGCGCCCTTGTGTTATCCCCCAT ACAGGAAGGCTCCAGACCCCTTCATTTCAGCAAGACATGGAAGCATTGCCTAATCAATCTGGCGAGTCTAGTACCGATGAGTTGCTTCGGCGTCAGAAACGCAATTGCTAG